CGGAAAAGGATGCCGCAGGACTCTTATTGGAACGGCAGATAAAAGGCATAGACAGGGCGGTAAAAATGGGATTTACGATAAAAATAAATTCGGTTCTCATACCCGGCATTAACGACTTTCATATGAAAGCGCTATCGGAAGCGGTTAAAAAATTAGGCGTGTATCTGTTTAATGTTATGCCTATGATACCTGCCGAAAAATCTTATTTTTATAAAATTGGCGTAAAAGGCGCAAGCAGGAAAGATGTCGCCTGCATCACGGACGGGCTTGAAGGTATAAATATAATGAGCCATTGCAGACAATGCCGGTCCGACGCCGCAGGGCTTTTAAACGAAGATTTAAGCAAAAAACTAAAGGGACAGGAGGGGGGATTAGGATGCAAACTCAAGAAGATGCCGTGTTAGGATGCAAGCTCTCAAAAAGCCTTAGTTTTTCTCAGGATGAAGAGCTTTATATTGCGACAAGCGATACCAAAATAAAAATGGAAGAGGACTATGCGCCGTTCGTCGATAAAATTTTAAACAATATTCCATATATTCCATACAGCGTTCTAGATCTCGGCTGCGGTCCGGGCTATATAGCAAGGAGAATCAGCGAGGTCTTGCCGAATGCCTTTGTTTTTGGGTTGGATAAATCTATCACAATGATAAATCATGCAAATAAGGTTTTTAAAAAAATGTTGCTTGCATCTCCGTTTGCTGAAAAGGCATGCTTTTCAAAACGCGCAAGCGGAGATATGCTGCGCGGAGAAACGTTACCCTCCCCTATGAGCGTAAAAATGTTGAAAATGGATTACGCCATTCATTCTGCGTATGAAATTAACGACACGGCGCTTAAAATGCTTGGGAATGAAGCGGGTTATTCAGATTGCTATAATTATAATCGCGGGCTTAAATATATGATTGCGGACAGCGCGAATCTCCCTTTCGGAAAGAATAGCTTTAATTTAATTATACTTAAAGGGACATTTAAATGCTTGGACGATAAGCTGAATTCCCTGAAGGAAATGTTCAGGGTTCTGGCGGATAACGGCGATATTTTAATATACGAATTTAGAAAAGAAATTCCGGATGACGAATTTAGTATGCTTACGGAGCATATGAATCCTCAAAAGGTAAAGTCTTTAAAACGCAAGTTAAATTGCTCCTTAGACATAGAAGATTATGAGAAATATTTATCAAAAGCAGGCTTAACAGGGTTTGCCGATATAAAAACAGAAGGACTAGATTTAAGAATAAGAATATCTAAGAATTGTTGACAAAGGAGGAAAAATAGCAATGAGTATCATGGATGGATTTACCGGCAATATCGATAATTATGTCAATGCGCCGCGCCGGTCGGGCGGAAAATGGGTTCCACATTTTCTGGTAGAATTCGATAAGGAAAACTGCATATCATGCGGCAGATGTATCAAGGTTTGTCCGGGCGGGGTTTACACGTTTGAGGACGACGGGGATAAGATGATTGTTAGAATAGAAAGCATGGATGATTGTATCGGCGATATGTCATGCGAAAAGGTCTGCCCTAAAAACAAGACGATGCATCTGCATAAATTTTCGCCGCTTACAAAATGACAAATAAATAATTAAAATAAAGATCGACATATATTTTTCTGCGGGCATTAAAAAGCAGTGCTTTTTAGCGGAAGAATATGTTTACCCTAAAAGTTGCGAAGCAACTTAATTACATTATATAAATATGCGGAGGTAAAATGGCTGTTAACTTTAAAGAAACCGAAGGAATAGTTGAAGATATTCTCAATGTTTATTCCGAAAAGGCAAAGAAAAACAGAAAAGAACATATCGGCATTAATAGCAAAGAGGCATGCGGGAGCTGTGTTGCAAAATCTAATGTCAAATCCCTTCCCGGCGTTATGACGCCGAGAGGCTGCGCCTACGCAGGTTCCAAGGGCGTTGTCTGGGGGCCGGTTAAAGACGTAATTAATATAAGCCACGGTCCGATAGGATGCGGCCATTACAGCTGGGGTACAAGAAGAAATTTGGCTAACGGCGAGCCCGGAGTCGAAAATTTTGTGTCTTTTCAATTTACTACGGATTTTAAGGAAAGGGATATAGTTTTTGGCGGCGATAAAAAATTGGAGCAGGCGATTAAAGAGTTGCATGAACTTTTTCCTACCGCAAAAGGCATAATTATAGATTCGGAATGCCCGATAGGTTTAATAGGCGACGATATCGAGGCTGTGGCGAAAAAAATGGAAGGTGAAATAAAGATTCCGGTAATTCCCGTAAGGTGCGAGGGTTTCAGGGGAGTAAGCCAGTCTTTGGGGCATCACATAGCAAACGATACTATAAGGGATTTTGTCGTAGGAACAGGAGAAATAGACGAAAGCAAAAAGACCCCTTATGATGTAGCGATACTCGGCGATTATAATATAGGCGGGGATGTCTGGTCGTCGATGAAAATATTTAAAGAAATGGGTTTGAATGTAGTAGCCCACTGGTCTGGAGACGGTTCTATAGAGGAAATGAAGATAACTCACGGGGTAAATTATAATCTTCTGCATTGTTACAGGTCGATGAATTATATAGCGAGGCATTTCGAGGAAAAGTTCGGTATCCCGTGGATTGAATATAATTTCTTCGGTCCCACTAAAATAAAAGAAAGCATCAGGAGCATAGCAAAATTATTCGATGAAAATATTCAGGAAAAATCCGAAGAGGTTATCAAGGCATACGAACCTAAAATGCAGGAGGTTATAGATAAATACAGGCCGAGATTGGAAGGCAAAAAAGTAATGATATTAGTCGGCGGCTTGAGGCCCCGTCATATAGTCGGAGCTTATGAAGATTTAGGAATGAAGGTTGTATCCGCGGCATATGAATTTGCTCATACCGATGATTATGAAAGAACGACAAAAGAGCTGGAAGACGGGGCTATTGTTGCCGACGATATGAATGAATACGAATTTGTCGAGCTTGCAAACAGGCTTAAGCCGGATTTAGTCGCCTCCGGGATAAAAGAAAAATATGTTTTTCAGAAAATGGGAATACCTTTCAGGCAGATGCACTCATGGGATTATTCCGGACCCTATCACGGTTACGACGGCTTTGAAATATTTGCAAGAGATATGGATCTGGCGATAAACAGCCCGTCGTGGAAATTGGTTAAGCCGCGTTGGAAAAAATAAAAGAAATAAATACTTGAGAGGAGCAGGTAAAAGTATTTAGTTAAATTAATAAAATTATACGGGAGGTTTGATTGTGGAAAAAGAAGAGGTTAAAAAGATAAAAGATTGGATGAATACCGAAGAGTATAAAGAAAAAAACTTTAATAGAAAGGCTATAGTAATAAATCCGGAAAGAGCCTGTCAGCCGCTCGGCGCAGTGTTATGCGCGGCAGGTTTTGAAAATACGATGCCGTTTGTCCACGGTTCCCATGGATGCGTTGCATATTATAGAAATAACTTATCCCGTCATTTCAGGGAGCCGATTGCAGGGGTTTGCACATCTTTAACGGAGGACGGGGCGGTTTTCGGAGGACAGGCGAACGGGTTCGAGGGGTTTAGAAACGCCTCGGCTTTATATAAGCCGGAGATGTTTGCGATATCTACCACCTGTATGTCCGAGATTATCGGCGACGATCTTGGTTCGATAGTGGGCGGCGCCAGAGAAAAGGGGTATCTGGCTGAAGATATAGCGGCGCCGTACGCAAATACGCCGAGTTTTGTAGGCTCCCATCTCGAAGGTTACGATAGTATGCTTAATGCAATAATAGAAACGCTCGGTAAAAAATCGGATGCAAATAAACAGGACACGATAAACATAATTCCGGGTTTTGACACGACTATCGGCAATATTAACGAGATTAAGAGGATTTTAAAAATTTTCGGAATAAACTATCTTGTTCTTGCAGACTATTCGAATACTTTAGACAGCCCTTTAAACGGGGAGTATAAACTATACCCTGACGGCGCTACAAAGCTTGAGGATGTTAAAAATTGCGTAAACAATAAAGCTGCTATTGCCCTGCAGAAATTTTCTACAAAAAAAACGGCGGCGGCATTATCCGAAAAATTCGGACAGGATGTCAGGGTCGTCAAAAGTCCTATCGGAATAAGTTATACCGATGAATTTTTAATGACGCTTTCCGAACTTTCCGGCAAAGAAGTTCCGAAAGAGCTTGAAGACGAAAGAGGTAAGGCAATAGACTCTATGACGGATGCACAGCAGTATATTCACGGAAAAAAATTTGCGATATTCGGCGACCCGGATATGCTCATGGGATTAACGGGTTATCTCCTTGAAATGGGCGGAATTCCAAAATATGTGTTATGCTCAAACGGTACGGAGGAATTTAAAAAAGAAATCGAGGATTTGTTTGCCTCTTATTCGGAAAATCAAGGCGAGGTTTATATAGACAAGGATTTATGGCATTTGAGGTCATTACTCATGACGGGACCCGTCGATATGCTTTTGGGACCGTCCCACGGTAAATTTGCGGCAAGGGAAGCTAATATTCCTCATATCAGGGTAGGCTATCCCATTTTTGACAGGGTAAATATTCACCGTTATCCGCTTTACGGGTATAGCGGGGTTATTAATCTGACCACATGGATAGTTAATAAATTTTTGGATATTTTGGATGATACCAGCGACGATGCCCATTTCGAGCTTATGAGGTAAATTTGGCAATATTAACCTAACAAGATTTAAATTAAAGGAAGTGATACAAAATGCACATTACAGCCAAAGAAGAATATTTTGACGAACCTGCCTGCGAGCATAACGGCGTTGCTAAGGATAAAAAAGCCTGTAAAACGGCAACACCGGGTTCTTCAACCGGCGGATGCGCGCTTGACGGGGCATATATTGTTTTAAGCCCGATAAAAGATGCCCTGAACATAGTACATGCTCCGATAAATTGTCTTGGAAACAGTTACAATCAAAGAACATCCGAAACTACTCAAAGAGAAAACTATTATATGTACGGTTTTACGACGGCGATAAATGAAAACGACCTCATTTTCGGCTCGGAAGACAAATTAAGGCAGGGCGTAATTTATGTTTTTAACAGATTTAAACCGAAAGCGGTGTTTATTTATAACACATGCGTGCCGGCGCTAACGGGGGAAGATATAGAAGGGGTTTCCAAGGAACTTGCGGCTAAACTTAAAATTCCCGTTGTTCCGGTTTTTTCACAGGGGTTTTCGGGAAATAAGAATCTTGGCAATAAAATTGCGGGAGATGCCCTTTTTACCCACATTATAGGGAGAAAGGAGCCTGAAATAGATTTATTATCGGATTATAACATAAATTTAATAGGCGAATATAATATCAGAGGAGAGCTTTTTTTAATAAAAAAGGCTCTAAAACAGGCCGGCATAAATGTTCTTTCAACCATAACGGGGGACTCTACGATAGAAGAAATAATGTATTCCCACAAAGCGGGGCTTAATGTCGTGGTGTGCTCCAAGGCCTTGATATATCTGGCAAGAAAAATGAAAGAAAAATACGGGCTTCCTTATATAGAAGGGTCGTTTTTCGGCTTAACATCCACCAATAAGGCGATAATGGATATAGTAAACTCGATCGGGGATTATGAACTTACCTGCAGCGCGAAAAAATACATCAAAATAAGGACAAGGAATACCGAAGAAAATATTTATGAGTATAAAAGATTTTTAACTGGTAAAAAGGCTCTTTTATATACCGGCGGGGTTAAAAGCTGGTCCCTGGTATCTGCCTTAAACGACTTAGGCATGAAGGTCATTGCCACGGGGGTAAAAAAATCCACCGAGGAAGACAAACTAAGAATAAAAGAAATCGATGGAAACGGGAATATAATAATGCTCGATAACGGCAACCCCGTCAATCTTATTAAAATAGCGCGGGAAGAGCAGGTTGACATTATACTTGCAGGCGGAAGGAATCAATATACCGCAATAAAATCCCTTATACCCTTTTTAGATGTCAATCAAGAAAGGTTTAATCCTTATACATCCTATGAGGGCATGGAATTTTTGGCTAAACAGATTTATTTCGAGATCAAAAATCCTTTATTTAAATTGCTAAAGGAATCAAATATAAATTTATAATTCTATGATGAATCCAATAAAAAATATGGAAATTAATCCTTTACAGGCAAGCTCTTCGCTGGGAGCGGCGATGTTTTTTCTAGGGATTAACAATGCCGTGGTTCTTATGCACGGGGCCGTCGGTTGCGCAAGCTTTGACAAAGTTACGCTGACAAAGCATTTTCGCGAAAACATTCCGATAGTTACCACGGCTTTAAATGAATATGGGGCAATTCTGGGGGGAACCGACTTTTTAACATCGGGAATTAAAAACATTTATGAAAAAATGAAGCCGGATTTTATAGGTATTGCGTCATCAGGCCTCACGGAAACGAGCGGCGAAGATATTGCCTGCATTATCAGGGATTTTAAAGAAAAACAGGATTTACCGTTTTCAAAAATAATTTATGCAGGCACTCCGGATTATAAGGGCAGCCTTGAAGACGGCTATATGAAAGCAATGTTGGCGCTGTTAGAGGACTTTTCGGGTAAAGAAACATATAAAACATTTAAAAAATCAAAGAAATTAACAAAGAGCATAAATGTTTTCTGCCCGGTATCTTTCACCCCCCAGGATTTTTTGGAACTCCGGGAGGCCGTAGGTTATTTTGATTTAAAGCCGGTTATGATACCCGATTTGGGCTTGTCCTTAGACGGACATCTTGACGAAAGGGGATATTTACAGACAACCGCAGATGGGCTTGGGATTAAAGATATGGAAAATATTCATAATAGCGAATTTAACATAGTTATAGGTTTAAGTTTGGGGAACGCGGTTAAATCCATTAGTGAATTAACCGGTTTAGCGACATATTACTTTCCGAATGTGTGCGGGCTTAAAAATAGCGATAAACTCTTCAATCTTTTATCCGAACTTTCGGGTAAAGAAATTCCCGAAAAATATAAAAGGCAGAGAAGACAGCTTATGGATGCTTATTTAGATACGCATTTTTATTTTTTAGGAAAAGATATTGCGTTGGCTCTCGGCATAGATCTTTTAGATTCTTTTTCTATGATTTATTCGGAAATGGGCGCAAATTTAAAAATCGGAATATCGACAAAATTTAGCGATGATATTAAATATAGATTTTTAAATTTCTGCGAAGGCGATTTAGATTTGCTCGATAATTACAGGAATGTCGATTTAATTGTTTCCAATTCCAATGCAGGATTTTATGCTAAAGATTTTAGAATACCCCTGCTAAGGGCGGGCTTTCCGCTAATCGACGAAATAGGACACGGCTATAAGCATTATATACTCTACAGAGGGGCGGTTAATCTTGCCGTTGAAAGCGCAAACTTGCTTAATAAAGGATAAAATTCAATTTAATCTAAAAATTTTTAAGGAGGGGGTCTAAATGAAGGTAGGTTTTGCCACAACTGATAATATTTTAATCAACGACCACTTTGGATGGGCTAAAAATTTTGCAATATACGAAATAAATCAGGAAGGCTTCAGATTTTTGGAAAATAGGCATTTTGAAGAAGACGAGATTGAGGAACTCAATAAGATAGATAAGAAGATTGATAGGCTAAAAGATTTGAAGATTATTTTTGTAGAAAGCATCGGCGGGACGGCGGCCGCCCGCGTCGTAAAATCAGGTATTCATCCGGTTAAATCCAAACCGAACGATAAAATAGAATATGTTATGAAAGACCTTAAAACGGTTTTATCAGGCAATCCCCCTCCATGGCTAAAAAAAATTATTCTTAAAGAATCCGGAAATATTGCAGGTCTGGCTTGAACTTTTAGATAAATGGCATTAAATTTGCAACTAAATTTAATAAATAAAAAATTGTGTCTTTTATTTTATTGAAAATAACACCCCGTCCGGTTATTAAATTATGGTAAATGAAAAAGGCTTGAATTTAAATATAAAAGTCTTAGTTGTCGATGATATAAAAGAAAGAAGGGAAGAACTTAAGGTTATTTTAAATTCTATTACAACTAATATATATGAGGCTGATAACGGAGCGTTAGCTATCGTAGCGGCAGAAGAATTTAAACCGGATATTATCTTTATGGACATAAAGATGCCGTCAATGGACGGAATTACCGCCTGCAAAAAGATTATGGAGACAAACCCCCTTCCAATTATTTTTTTAACGGCGGGTGCGGGCGATATAAAAGATTACGATAAATATATGGAAGAGCTTAAAGGATCCGGGGCATTTTCTTACATAATGAAACCTGCCAGAAAGAGCGAGGTTTTGGCCCAAACAATTATCGCAATCGAAAATTTTAAAAGATTGCAGGATATAAAAAAAGAGAACGAAACTTTAAAGCAATATATCGAGGATAGAAAGTTAATTAACAAGGCGAAAAGTATCCTTATGGATAAAGAAAGCATCCCCGAAAAAGAAGCGCATAAAAGACTTCAAAGATTAAGCATGAGCAGCGGGCGTCCGTTAGCGGATATTGCAAAAGCTATTATTTTGACAAGTTCAAGTTGAAGATATTTACTCGAAAAAGATTATAAGATAATTTAAATATAACATAATAATAAGGAGTAATTTATGGAAATGGTAAGAGCGATTATCAGGCCGGAGAAAGAAAAAGATGTGCTTAAGGCGCTTGAAGAAAACGGATTTGTTTCGGTTACGAAAATGCATGTTTTTGGAAGAGGGAAACAAAAGGGAATTAAAGTCGGGGATGTGGTTTACGATGAATTGCCAAAACTGGAACTTATGATTGTCGTGAAAAAAGAGGACGCGAACAGGGTTTGCGATATTATTCAGGAAAATGCCGTTACGGGGCATATCGGCGACGGCAAGATATTTGTTGTGCCTGTTTCAAGGACATATACGGTAAGAACCGGCGCCGAAGGCTTATAATATTATTTATTATACATTAATTTATTTATGTTAAATTCATATTAACGAGGTTTTTATGGAATCTAAATTCGAAGAAAATATTGTTGAGATTATTGCTATAATAAGAAGACATAAAATTCAGGAAACAAAAGATGCGTTAGATAAAGAAGGTTTCAGCCAGATGACCTTTTATTCCGTTCACGGCAGGGGGAGGCAAAAGGGGCGTGGAGGACTTGCAAATGAACTAGACCCGGGGTTAAATCTAATTAATAATAAAACCGATATAGCCGATAACGATTACAGCTTTTTGCCTAAAAGGATGATATCATTAGTGGCGCCGGCACAGGAGACGGATAAAATCGTAAAGATAATAACGGATGTAAATAGTACAGGA
This is a stretch of genomic DNA from Candidatus Acidulodesulfobacterium ferriphilum. It encodes these proteins:
- a CDS encoding methyltransferase domain-containing protein, with amino-acid sequence MPVRRRRAFKRRFKQKTKGTGGGIRMQTQEDAVLGCKLSKSLSFSQDEELYIATSDTKIKMEEDYAPFVDKILNNIPYIPYSVLDLGCGPGYIARRISEVLPNAFVFGLDKSITMINHANKVFKKMLLASPFAEKACFSKRASGDMLRGETLPSPMSVKMLKMDYAIHSAYEINDTALKMLGNEAGYSDCYNYNRGLKYMIADSANLPFGKNSFNLIILKGTFKCLDDKLNSLKEMFRVLADNGDILIYEFRKEIPDDEFSMLTEHMNPQKVKSLKRKLNCSLDIEDYEKYLSKAGLTGFADIKTEGLDLRIRISKNC
- a CDS encoding 4Fe-4S dicluster domain-containing protein → MSIMDGFTGNIDNYVNAPRRSGGKWVPHFLVEFDKENCISCGRCIKVCPGGVYTFEDDGDKMIVRIESMDDCIGDMSCEKVCPKNKTMHLHKFSPLTK
- the nifD gene encoding nitrogenase molybdenum-iron protein alpha chain, translating into MAVNFKETEGIVEDILNVYSEKAKKNRKEHIGINSKEACGSCVAKSNVKSLPGVMTPRGCAYAGSKGVVWGPVKDVINISHGPIGCGHYSWGTRRNLANGEPGVENFVSFQFTTDFKERDIVFGGDKKLEQAIKELHELFPTAKGIIIDSECPIGLIGDDIEAVAKKMEGEIKIPVIPVRCEGFRGVSQSLGHHIANDTIRDFVVGTGEIDESKKTPYDVAILGDYNIGGDVWSSMKIFKEMGLNVVAHWSGDGSIEEMKITHGVNYNLLHCYRSMNYIARHFEEKFGIPWIEYNFFGPTKIKESIRSIAKLFDENIQEKSEEVIKAYEPKMQEVIDKYRPRLEGKKVMILVGGLRPRHIVGAYEDLGMKVVSAAYEFAHTDDYERTTKELEDGAIVADDMNEYEFVELANRLKPDLVASGIKEKYVFQKMGIPFRQMHSWDYSGPYHGYDGFEIFARDMDLAINSPSWKLVKPRWKK
- the nifK gene encoding nitrogenase molybdenum-iron protein subunit beta, coding for MNTEEYKEKNFNRKAIVINPERACQPLGAVLCAAGFENTMPFVHGSHGCVAYYRNNLSRHFREPIAGVCTSLTEDGAVFGGQANGFEGFRNASALYKPEMFAISTTCMSEIIGDDLGSIVGGAREKGYLAEDIAAPYANTPSFVGSHLEGYDSMLNAIIETLGKKSDANKQDTINIIPGFDTTIGNINEIKRILKIFGINYLVLADYSNTLDSPLNGEYKLYPDGATKLEDVKNCVNNKAAIALQKFSTKKTAAALSEKFGQDVRVVKSPIGISYTDEFLMTLSELSGKEVPKELEDERGKAIDSMTDAQQYIHGKKFAIFGDPDMLMGLTGYLLEMGGIPKYVLCSNGTEEFKKEIEDLFASYSENQGEVYIDKDLWHLRSLLMTGPVDMLLGPSHGKFAAREANIPHIRVGYPIFDRVNIHRYPLYGYSGVINLTTWIVNKFLDILDDTSDDAHFELMR
- the nifE gene encoding nitrogenase iron-molybdenum cofactor biosynthesis protein NifE, translating into MHITAKEEYFDEPACEHNGVAKDKKACKTATPGSSTGGCALDGAYIVLSPIKDALNIVHAPINCLGNSYNQRTSETTQRENYYMYGFTTAINENDLIFGSEDKLRQGVIYVFNRFKPKAVFIYNTCVPALTGEDIEGVSKELAAKLKIPVVPVFSQGFSGNKNLGNKIAGDALFTHIIGRKEPEIDLLSDYNINLIGEYNIRGELFLIKKALKQAGINVLSTITGDSTIEEIMYSHKAGLNVVVCSKALIYLARKMKEKYGLPYIEGSFFGLTSTNKAIMDIVNSIGDYELTCSAKKYIKIRTRNTEENIYEYKRFLTGKKALLYTGGVKSWSLVSALNDLGMKVIATGVKKSTEEDKLRIKEIDGNGNIIMLDNGNPVNLIKIAREEQVDIILAGGRNQYTAIKSLIPFLDVNQERFNPYTSYEGMEFLAKQIYFEIKNPLFKLLKESNINL
- the nifN gene encoding nitrogenase iron-molybdenum cofactor biosynthesis protein NifN, translated to MMNPIKNMEINPLQASSSLGAAMFFLGINNAVVLMHGAVGCASFDKVTLTKHFRENIPIVTTALNEYGAILGGTDFLTSGIKNIYEKMKPDFIGIASSGLTETSGEDIACIIRDFKEKQDLPFSKIIYAGTPDYKGSLEDGYMKAMLALLEDFSGKETYKTFKKSKKLTKSINVFCPVSFTPQDFLELREAVGYFDLKPVMIPDLGLSLDGHLDERGYLQTTADGLGIKDMENIHNSEFNIVIGLSLGNAVKSISELTGLATYYFPNVCGLKNSDKLFNLLSELSGKEIPEKYKRQRRQLMDAYLDTHFYFLGKDIALALGIDLLDSFSMIYSEMGANLKIGISTKFSDDIKYRFLNFCEGDLDLLDNYRNVDLIVSNSNAGFYAKDFRIPLLRAGFPLIDEIGHGYKHYILYRGAVNLAVESANLLNKG
- the nifX gene encoding nitrogen fixation protein NifX, whose product is MKVGFATTDNILINDHFGWAKNFAIYEINQEGFRFLENRHFEEDEIEELNKIDKKIDRLKDLKIIFVESIGGTAAARVVKSGIHPVKSKPNDKIEYVMKDLKTVLSGNPPPWLKKIILKESGNIAGLA
- a CDS encoding response regulator; the encoded protein is MVNEKGLNLNIKVLVVDDIKERREELKVILNSITTNIYEADNGALAIVAAEEFKPDIIFMDIKMPSMDGITACKKIMETNPLPIIFLTAGAGDIKDYDKYMEELKGSGAFSYIMKPARKSEVLAQTIIAIENFKRLQDIKKENETLKQYIEDRKLINKAKSILMDKESIPEKEAHKRLQRLSMSSGRPLADIAKAIILTSSS
- a CDS encoding P-II family nitrogen regulator: MEMVRAIIRPEKEKDVLKALEENGFVSVTKMHVFGRGKQKGIKVGDVVYDELPKLELMIVVKKEDANRVCDIIQENAVTGHIGDGKIFVVPVSRTYTVRTGAEGL
- a CDS encoding P-II family nitrogen regulator — translated: MVEIIAIIRRHKIQETKDALDKEGFSQMTFYSVHGRGRQKGRGGLANELDPGLNLINNKTDIADNDYSFLPKRMISLVAPAQETDKIVKIITDVNSTGHYGDGKIFVVPVRLVERIRTAEEGLYAVS